In Nitrosarchaeum koreense MY1, one genomic interval encodes:
- a CDS encoding MFS transporter — protein sequence MTVKNEKITRSAWFILGTLSCLGLIAMYAETMILPAIPTLIEEFVMPYSTSSWILSSYMIAGAVATPIAGKLSDVYGRKKVLLIVMSIYSAGILAGGFADSLPFMIAARVAQGVGISMFPIAFGIIREVLPEKKLAVGQSIFTATFPAGATLGLLMGANIIQNYGWHATFFTVFPIAVLLGLFILKFIHVKSLSSISENKISLDIKGSIFLAITIISFLVGISYLENNTEDVIESILFFVITVTSLIIFIAIEKKVQSPLIDMKLLKNKMLLFGMLILLIAGLCTFMVYQTIPIMIQSPQPLGFGGSELTTATVQMPFMIIFLVGSILSGFALEKIGNKRLTVIGTVVGAIGFFSLLMFHSTDYMVTVTLAIIAAGLSLAFIGGFNIVLLSTPIQFAGIALGMTLLFNLIGQSIGPSIAGMFQQMHQGTIEGISGSFPTHEAYTMIFVTAFAISLVSVAFAITLNRKIIA from the coding sequence TTGACAGTAAAAAATGAAAAGATTACTCGTTCAGCTTGGTTTATCCTTGGAACCCTTAGTTGTTTGGGATTAATTGCCATGTATGCTGAAACGATGATCTTACCAGCAATACCTACACTTATCGAAGAATTTGTTATGCCCTATAGCACATCCTCGTGGATTTTATCCTCATACATGATTGCAGGCGCAGTTGCAACCCCAATTGCTGGCAAATTATCTGACGTGTATGGTAGAAAGAAAGTTTTGCTGATTGTAATGTCAATTTACTCTGCAGGAATTTTAGCTGGAGGATTTGCAGATAGCTTACCATTTATGATTGCAGCAAGAGTAGCTCAAGGAGTGGGTATCTCCATGTTCCCAATCGCATTTGGAATAATTAGGGAGGTGTTGCCTGAAAAGAAATTAGCAGTTGGACAGTCTATTTTTACTGCAACATTTCCAGCTGGTGCTACGTTAGGTTTGTTGATGGGTGCAAATATTATTCAAAATTATGGCTGGCATGCAACATTCTTTACCGTTTTTCCTATTGCAGTGTTGCTTGGTTTGTTCATATTAAAATTCATTCATGTAAAATCATTATCAAGTATTTCAGAAAATAAAATTTCTTTAGACATCAAAGGTTCCATCTTTCTTGCCATTACAATAATTTCATTTCTAGTTGGTATTTCTTACTTGGAAAACAATACCGAGGATGTCATTGAATCTATTTTATTTTTTGTTATAACCGTTACATCATTAATAATATTTATCGCAATAGAGAAGAAAGTACAATCACCGTTAATTGACATGAAACTCTTGAAAAACAAAATGCTGCTTTTTGGAATGCTGATTTTGCTTATTGCAGGATTATGCACTTTCATGGTGTATCAAACAATTCCAATTATGATACAAAGCCCACAACCATTAGGTTTTGGAGGTTCTGAACTAACAACTGCCACTGTACAGATGCCATTTATGATAATCTTTCTAGTTGGTAGTATCTTGTCAGGTTTTGCATTAGAGAAGATTGGAAATAAGAGGCTCACTGTAATTGGAACAGTAGTAGGTGCTATTGGATTTTTTAGTCTTCTCATGTTCCATTCTACAGATTACATGGTAACAGTTACTCTAGCGATAATTGCTGCAGGGTTGTCGCTTGCATTTATTGGTGGATTTAACATTGTTTTGTTATCTACTCCAATTCAATTTGCAGGAATAGCACTTGGCATGACATTGCTTTTTAATTTGATTGGTCAATCCATTGGACCTTCTATTGCAGGAATGTTTCAGCAAATGCATCAAGGTACAATAGAGGGAATTTCAGGTAGCTTTCCAACCCATGAGGCATACACTATGATTTTTGTTACTGCATTTGCAATATCACTTGTATCAGTTGCTTTTGCCATTACGCTAAACCGAAAAATTATTGCATAA
- a CDS encoding peptidase, translated as MKTLFLVLVISSILILGSYAIPTAMAQVQAGGVELPGDPTWFAGEGLKKGDFFSYSMCHVDYRECVPFEMDMWIKGDKAAGSEQKWLVDVVVYDGNKVIKGNMEIGKLAPEPSGGTENLSVYRGAFKSSIVWLSAFANGYDESGDKGPKKFSAKSWGKIANIGGEQVVPFAIEKVTVKAGTFDTVVISWKTGGVRSNVWVVDNFPFPVKAHTYTHVSSGIPPTEYQFELLDYKENVVNDPFAKVISTEDNSNFQGCPSTDSLNKSVKRPTKNFEYQIHAYYSPDFPVEGCPMKWQINFLSKFHDTEFLNQVQFDLMVVDDKFTLPPLRSVAQDQGYQYLYSPSGLATIDMTVNHKPGIAHFVVYVYGLAPQGIVPSNPIDYLVIDLPISAKSGGSTSNIPSWIKNNAGWWADGSIDDNSFVQGIQFLIKENIIKIPPTSQGTSSTAKQIPSWIKNNAGWWADGSIDDKSFIEGLQFLIKEGIMKVPRADSTSSSSSSGPASWLD; from the coding sequence ATGAAGACATTGTTTTTAGTTTTAGTTATTTCTTCAATCCTGATTTTAGGTTCATATGCTATTCCAACTGCAATGGCTCAAGTTCAAGCAGGTGGTGTTGAACTTCCAGGTGATCCAACATGGTTTGCAGGAGAAGGTCTCAAAAAAGGTGATTTCTTTTCATATTCAATGTGTCATGTGGATTATAGAGAATGCGTTCCTTTTGAAATGGATATGTGGATTAAAGGTGATAAAGCAGCAGGATCTGAACAAAAGTGGCTTGTAGATGTTGTAGTTTATGATGGAAATAAAGTGATTAAAGGAAACATGGAAATTGGAAAACTAGCTCCTGAACCATCTGGCGGTACTGAAAATCTTTCTGTATATAGGGGTGCATTCAAATCATCTATTGTCTGGTTATCTGCTTTTGCAAATGGATATGATGAAAGTGGTGATAAAGGACCAAAAAAATTTTCTGCTAAATCTTGGGGTAAAATTGCAAACATTGGTGGCGAGCAAGTGGTTCCATTCGCTATTGAAAAAGTAACTGTCAAAGCTGGAACCTTTGATACTGTTGTTATATCTTGGAAGACTGGTGGTGTTAGAAGCAATGTTTGGGTAGTTGATAATTTCCCATTCCCAGTTAAAGCTCATACATACACACATGTTTCATCTGGAATTCCTCCAACAGAATATCAGTTTGAATTATTAGATTACAAAGAAAATGTTGTCAATGATCCTTTTGCAAAAGTTATTTCTACTGAAGATAATTCTAATTTCCAAGGATGTCCAAGTACCGATTCTCTGAATAAATCCGTAAAAAGACCTACTAAAAACTTTGAATACCAAATTCATGCTTACTATAGTCCAGATTTCCCTGTTGAGGGATGTCCAATGAAATGGCAGATAAACTTCCTTAGTAAATTTCACGACACAGAATTTTTGAATCAAGTTCAGTTTGATCTAATGGTTGTAGATGACAAATTCACTTTACCACCATTACGTTCTGTTGCACAAGATCAGGGTTATCAATATCTGTATTCACCATCTGGACTAGCTACAATCGATATGACTGTTAACCATAAACCTGGCATTGCTCATTTTGTTGTCTATGTCTATGGATTGGCTCCTCAGGGAATTGTACCATCGAATCCTATTGATTATCTCGTTATTGATCTACCTATATCTGCCAAGTCTGGTGGTTCTACCTCAAATATCCCCTCTTGGATTAAAAATAATGCCGGATGGTGGGCCGATGGCTCAATTGACGATAACTCCTTTGTTCAAGGAATTCAGTTTTTGATAAAAGAAAACATAATTAAAATTCCACCAACATCCCAGGGCACCAGTTCTACTGCTAAACAAATTCCATCTTGGATTAAAAATAATGCCGGATGGTGGGCCGATGGCTCAATTGACGATAAATCCTTTATCGAAGGACTCCAGTTTTTGATCAAAGAAGGAATAATGAAAGTTCCTCGAGCAGATTCAACCTCTAGCTCGAGTAGTTCTGGCCCTGCCTCATGGCTTGATTAA
- a CDS encoding tetratricopeptide repeat protein encodes MTGLFSYPKRRLKKLVKDGDYSEALEFGKSLEKKFSNDPDYMFMMGSIYFILEDAKRAIPYFEKASKIEPNDVETLTLKTNVHLALQQKDEAIDCCKRIIKLQPENYEAHGLLEKLESL; translated from the coding sequence ATGACCGGTTTATTCAGCTATCCAAAACGACGTCTCAAAAAACTAGTTAAAGATGGGGATTATTCAGAGGCACTTGAATTTGGAAAGAGCTTGGAGAAAAAATTTTCAAATGATCCTGATTATATGTTTATGATGGGGAGTATCTATTTTATTTTAGAGGATGCAAAAAGAGCAATCCCATATTTTGAAAAGGCATCTAAGATAGAACCTAATGACGTTGAGACTTTGACTCTAAAAACAAATGTTCATCTTGCATTACAACAAAAAGATGAAGCAATTGACTGTTGCAAAAGAATCATAAAACTACAACCAGAAAACTATGAAGCACATGGCCTGCTTGAAAAGTTAGAATCTCTTTAA
- a CDS encoding nitroreductase/quinone reductase family protein, with protein MVMSQVFRAVLSTKGRKTGRIHSVMLRAVKYNEKIYFSRHRPDGDWFKNAVANPDVIIEFDNSRYTGKAKVVDDKKLEEKISQLKYPGEKRAEEKRVAIEITLYE; from the coding sequence ATGGTAATGAGCCAAGTATTTCGTGCGGTATTAAGCACAAAAGGCAGAAAGACAGGCAGAATACATTCAGTAATGCTTCGTGCTGTAAAGTATAATGAAAAAATCTATTTTTCAAGACACAGACCAGATGGAGACTGGTTCAAAAACGCCGTTGCAAATCCTGATGTAATCATAGAATTTGATAATTCAAGGTATACGGGCAAGGCAAAAGTAGTTGATGATAAAAAACTGGAGGAGAAGATTTCGCAGTTAAAATATCCAGGCGAAAAAAGAGCAGAAGAAAAAAGAGTTGCAATAGAGATTACACTATATGAATAA
- a CDS encoding PRC-barrel domain-containing protein produces MSVKLEDMPENTATADDFVGKKVIDREGISYGKVKHIHINQKTLIVSGVTIHQGFNKDYFLGADYIDKFTEETLLLGRPPIRTGIPAVDIDGHKIGKVKRLHKNPDTHELESIEIGDGLLHSKIISKSEIWGIGEKLILKVTKEGYKKLE; encoded by the coding sequence ATGTCAGTTAAACTCGAAGATATGCCTGAAAATACCGCCACAGCAGATGACTTTGTTGGAAAAAAAGTCATAGACAGGGAAGGAATTTCTTATGGCAAAGTCAAACATATTCACATTAATCAAAAAACTCTGATCGTCTCCGGAGTTACCATTCATCAAGGATTTAACAAAGATTATTTTCTTGGTGCTGATTACATTGACAAATTTACAGAGGAAACTTTGCTGCTTGGTAGACCCCCAATTAGAACTGGAATTCCCGCAGTTGACATTGATGGTCATAAAATAGGCAAAGTAAAACGATTACACAAAAACCCAGATACTCACGAACTGGAGTCTATTGAAATTGGAGATGGCCTATTACATTCAAAAATAATCTCTAAATCTGAAATTTGGGGAATTGGCGAAAAACTTATTCTTAAAGTAACAAAAGAAGGATATAAAAAACTAGAATAA
- a CDS encoding daunorubicin resistance protein DrrA family ABC transporter ATP-binding protein, whose amino-acid sequence MYSVETRSLSKTFGTVKAVNDISFAVESGEIFGFLGPNGAGKSTTIMILTTLLKPTSGQAIVSGFDVMTHAKQVRQSIGYVQQESTVDEYLSGRENLLLQARLNHIPKDQINKRIDEILELIELTDKQNDSVVTYSGGMRKRLDIAGGLLHHPKVLFLDEPTVGLDIQTRRKIWEYIKKIHKEFEMTIFLTTHYMEEADQLCDRIGIIDHGQIQIIDTPENMKNAMGNEVISLKFESKNPDDFLSQLHKIEYVKKINKDNDKLTIFTSNGTQVIPEIFKISSTLEIKIISISLTRPTLDDVFISYTGREMRDDDAGFNRKREHAKMKRLRA is encoded by the coding sequence ATGTACTCAGTAGAGACTAGATCTCTTTCAAAAACTTTTGGTACCGTAAAGGCTGTAAATGATATCTCTTTTGCAGTTGAATCCGGTGAAATATTTGGATTTCTTGGTCCTAACGGTGCAGGTAAAAGTACTACAATTATGATACTTACCACGTTACTCAAACCAACATCTGGTCAAGCTATTGTTTCTGGGTTTGATGTAATGACACATGCAAAGCAAGTTCGTCAAAGTATAGGATATGTACAGCAAGAATCTACTGTTGATGAATATCTGTCAGGAAGAGAAAACTTACTGTTACAAGCAAGACTCAATCACATCCCAAAAGATCAAATCAATAAAAGAATCGATGAAATTTTGGAATTAATTGAATTAACTGATAAGCAAAATGACTCTGTAGTTACTTATTCTGGTGGCATGAGAAAGAGATTGGATATTGCAGGCGGATTACTACACCATCCCAAAGTTTTGTTTTTAGACGAGCCTACGGTTGGCTTGGATATCCAAACACGTAGAAAGATTTGGGAGTACATAAAAAAAATACACAAAGAATTTGAGATGACTATCTTTCTTACAACTCACTACATGGAAGAAGCTGATCAGCTATGTGATAGAATTGGAATTATTGATCATGGACAGATTCAAATCATTGATACTCCAGAAAATATGAAAAATGCCATGGGTAATGAAGTGATATCTTTAAAATTTGAAAGCAAAAATCCTGACGATTTTTTATCACAATTACATAAAATTGAATATGTTAAAAAGATAAACAAAGATAATGACAAGTTAACAATTTTTACATCAAACGGAACACAAGTAATTCCTGAAATTTTTAAAATCTCGTCCACACTTGAAATTAAAATTATTTCCATTTCGTTGACTAGGCCAACTTTGGATGATGTCTTTATTTCTTACACCGGTCGGGAAATGAGAGATGATGATGCAGGATTTAATCGAAAACGTGAACATGCAAAAATGAAGAGGCTACGTGCATGA
- a CDS encoding ABC transporter permease, whose protein sequence is MNSLMYDTYTVFWREMKRYKKSRSGVLIRLIQPAIWIIVIGNTFSGTQPLIQSVGFEGEYIEFMAPGVIILTAIFTSIFGGVNTLWDRRYGFMNKALTSPISRSSIALGKMSAISLISAMQASLIVGIALAIGVNFPNLLMIAPIMAIVVLFSLGFSGISVIVAATAKSQETFWGVINFLGMPLFMLSPALFPLELLPDWLATIAKFNPVTYTVLLVREMMTGVSEGGISAFLSIGVIAVFVLVMIGLASYVFTREVNKPF, encoded by the coding sequence ATGAATTCTCTGATGTATGATACCTATACTGTATTTTGGAGAGAGATGAAAAGATACAAAAAATCTCGCAGTGGAGTTTTGATTCGATTAATTCAACCTGCAATCTGGATTATTGTAATTGGTAATACTTTTTCTGGAACTCAACCATTGATTCAATCTGTTGGGTTTGAAGGAGAATATATTGAATTTATGGCGCCAGGTGTGATAATACTTACTGCAATCTTTACTAGTATTTTTGGCGGAGTCAATACTTTGTGGGATAGACGATATGGATTTATGAATAAGGCATTAACATCTCCAATTTCACGTTCCTCTATTGCACTGGGAAAAATGTCTGCAATCTCTTTAATCTCTGCAATGCAAGCTAGTTTGATAGTTGGAATTGCTTTGGCAATCGGTGTAAATTTTCCAAATCTGTTGATGATTGCACCAATTATGGCAATTGTTGTATTGTTTTCTCTTGGTTTTTCTGGAATTTCTGTTATAGTTGCAGCCACTGCAAAGTCTCAGGAGACTTTTTGGGGAGTGATTAATTTTCTTGGGATGCCATTATTTATGTTGAGTCCAGCACTATTTCCTCTTGAATTACTACCTGATTGGTTGGCAACCATAGCAAAATTCAATCCTGTGACCTATACTGTTTTACTTGTTAGAGAGATGATGACTGGAGTTTCAGAAGGAGGAATTTCTGCATTCTTAAGTATTGGAGTAATTGCTGTGTTTGTTTTAGTGATGATTGGTTTGGCAAGCTATGTCTTTACAAGAGAAGTCAACAAACCATTTTAG
- the pstS gene encoding phosphate ABC transporter substrate-binding protein PstS gives MITKTTSMLMIATIVAIMAPLNVNAESEPAAPNTSFVYNINGAGATFPFPLIDLWRVEYNADFKNVNLNYQSIGSGGGIKQHIEKTVNFAATDAPLTVKERGLAPNTLHIPETMGGVTIPYNIPEIPKSGLKLTGKVISGIFLGEITKWNDPLIKEHNPGLNLPNQDIVVAHRSDGSGTTFVFTDYLATVDPDGWNAKVGKGKSVPWPVGLAAAGNEGVAGIIKSTTYSIGYVELAYAFQTGMTVASVQNGDKNKFVEPTIDSIAASAASIVDKLPASEADWSAVSMVNAPGPNSYPISSLTYLLLYEDLKDTSKNKEQAKTTLHMIHWMITDGQEFSHSLLYPKLPDNVVELSKKGLSKVKYDGEILWNYDVKTTSKTETKNSNIPDWIRNNAKWWADGLITDEDYIQGLQYLISQGILKV, from the coding sequence ATGATAACAAAGACGACATCTATGCTTATGATCGCAACTATAGTTGCTATTATGGCACCACTAAATGTAAATGCTGAATCAGAACCTGCAGCTCCAAACACCAGTTTTGTTTATAACATAAATGGTGCTGGTGCTACATTTCCATTTCCGCTGATTGATTTATGGAGGGTAGAATACAATGCCGATTTTAAGAATGTAAACCTAAACTATCAATCAATTGGCAGTGGTGGTGGAATTAAACAGCACATTGAAAAAACTGTAAATTTTGCAGCGACTGATGCACCATTAACTGTTAAAGAACGAGGTCTAGCTCCAAACACATTACATATTCCTGAAACAATGGGAGGAGTAACAATACCATACAATATTCCTGAAATTCCTAAAAGTGGATTGAAATTAACTGGAAAAGTAATTTCTGGTATATTTCTTGGTGAAATTACTAAATGGAACGATCCATTAATCAAAGAACACAATCCTGGATTGAATCTTCCTAATCAAGATATTGTAGTGGCACACCGTTCAGATGGATCTGGAACTACTTTTGTGTTCACTGATTACCTTGCTACCGTTGATCCAGATGGTTGGAATGCAAAAGTGGGAAAAGGAAAATCAGTTCCTTGGCCAGTAGGTTTAGCTGCTGCAGGAAATGAAGGTGTTGCAGGAATTATAAAATCTACAACATATTCAATTGGTTATGTTGAATTGGCATACGCATTCCAAACCGGAATGACTGTTGCTTCTGTTCAAAATGGTGACAAAAATAAATTTGTTGAACCCACAATTGATAGTATTGCTGCTTCCGCAGCTAGTATTGTTGATAAACTTCCTGCATCTGAAGCCGATTGGTCAGCAGTGTCTATGGTAAATGCACCCGGTCCTAATTCATATCCTATCTCAAGTTTGACGTATCTTCTGTTATATGAAGATCTAAAAGATACTTCAAAGAACAAAGAACAAGCAAAAACCACACTTCACATGATTCATTGGATGATAACTGATGGACAGGAATTTTCACATAGTCTGTTGTATCCTAAACTTCCAGACAATGTTGTGGAGTTGAGTAAAAAAGGACTTTCTAAGGTAAAATATGATGGTGAAATTCTTTGGAACTATGATGTTAAAACTACATCTAAAACAGAAACCAAAAATTCAAACATTCCAGATTGGATTAGAAACAATGCAAAATGGTGGGCAGATGG